A single window of Rhodamnia argentea isolate NSW1041297 chromosome 5, ASM2092103v1, whole genome shotgun sequence DNA harbors:
- the LOC115752918 gene encoding uncharacterized protein LOC115752918, giving the protein MWSGTRRERGVAKDKMANPMGRILLGSLLRRSSRSCRTISAASLFSSAAASSQALPSARSLSPSASNFRSSFLFLLGNAHLSSRASSCLFPSYLRRLLLSTKTSSSDDNEDVDEAPLPDEVEEDGELTDEWEEEEEAEPKLGDGADGGGIVLQNVPWGEHTLSIAREVLSHYGDDMKLYAFKTTPRGYIYVRIDKMSNKYGCPSMEDIESFSQEYKKRLDEDGALGKIPDNLALEVSSPGAERLLKVPDDLYRFSDMPMNVCYVEDEEPHCQEKHGVFFLDSVETDAETCIWRLADVKENRDPQSKGRPLSRKQKDWRLKLPYAMNRTVTLYLDF; this is encoded by the exons ATGTGGAGCGGGACTCGAAGAGAAAGGGGAGTCGCAAAAGACAAGATGGCGAATCCGATGGGCAGGATCCTCCTGGGCTCTCTTCTTCGGCGTTCTTCTCGCAGTTGCCGAACCATTTCTGctgcttctctcttctcttctgctgctgcttcttcacAAGCCTTGCCATCTGCGAGAAGCCTCTCTCCCTCAGCTAGCAACTTCCGTAgctccttcctctttcttctggGCAACGCCCATCTCTCCTCAAGAGCCAGCTCGTGCCTGTTTCCTTCTTACCTTCGCCGTCTGCTTTTGAGCACCAAGACCTCTTCCTCTGACGATAATGAGGATGTTGACGAGGCCCCACTTCCTG ATGAAgtggaagaagatggagaactTACTGATGAgtgggaagaggaggaggaggctgaGCCAAAG CTTGGTGACGGAGCCGATGGTGGTGGAATTGTCTTGCAAAATGTACCATGGGGAGAGCATACTCTTTCTATTGCCCGAGAGGTGTTGTCACATTATGGTGATGACATGAAGCTCTATGCCTTCAAGACTACTCCTCGTGGATATATCTATGTGAGAATTGACAAAATGTCTAACAA ATATGGATGTCCCAGCATGGAGGATATTGAAAGCTTTAGTCAGGAATACAAGAAGAGACTAGATGAAGATGGGGCACTTGGCAAAATTCCTGACAATTTGGCTCTGGAG GTATCGTCTCCTGGGGCAGAAAGATTACTGAAGGTGCCTGATGATTTGTATCGGTTCAGTGATATGCCGATGAATGTATGCTATGTCGAAGATGAGGAGCCTCATTGCCAAGAAAAGCATGGAGTTTTCTTCCTGGACTCTGTTGAAACAGATGCAGAAACTTGTATATGGAGGTTGGCTGATGTCAAGGAAAACCGGGACCCGCAGAGCAAAGGTAGACCTTTAAGCCGCAAGCAGAAGGACTGGAGATTAAAACTTCCATATGCAATGAACAGAACAGTGACCCTTTATCTTGATTTCTGA
- the LOC115752925 gene encoding probable 6-phosphogluconolactonase 1 — protein MALSSVIHEDTGEWRIHENLDELRTDLADYVAELSESYVKERGVFCIALSGGSLIDLLRKICEAPYNKTVDWARWHIFWADERVVSKNHPDSNYKLAKDGILSKVSVIPSHVHSLNDAVSAEAAANEYEFTIRQLVRTRVIDVSEISDCPKFDLVLLGMGPQGHVASLFRGHNALNEKDEWVTFLTDSPNPPPERITFTLPVINSASNVAVVVTGENKAGAVKSVMNSAGTGCSLLPAQMVRPASRKLVWFLDSAAASELDISPCS, from the exons ATGGCGCTTTCCTCGGTAATCCACGAAGATACAGGAGAATGGAGAATACATGAGAACTTGGATGAGCTTAGGACTGATTTAGCAGACTATGTTGCCGAATTGTCAGAGTCATATGTTAAGGAGAGAGGGGTATTCTGTATTGCTTTGTCTGGTGGCTCTCTCATCGATTTACTGAG GAAAATTTGCGAAGCGCCTTACAACAAGACTGTTGACTGGGCTAGATGGCATATCTTTTGGGCAGATGAGCGTGTCGTCTCTAAAAACCACCCTGATAGCAATTACAAGTTGGCAAAGGATGGAATTTTGTCTAAG GTGTCCGTCATTCCCAGCCATGTGCATTCACTGAATGACGCGGTGTCTGCTGAAGCGGCTGCAAACGAGTATGAATTCACTATCCGGCAGCTAGTGCGGACCCGCGTAATAGACGTATCGGAGATCAGTGACTGTCCCAAATTCGACCTCGTTCTTCTGGGAATGGGGCCCCAGGGCCATGTGGCCTCGCTGTTCCGTGGCCACAATGCACTCAACGAGAAAGACGAATGGGTGACCTTCCTAACCGATTCGCCGAATCCCCCTCCGGAGAGGATCACATTCACCTTACCGGTGATCAACTCAGCATCCAATGTTGCTGTAGTTGTAACGGGGGAAAACAAAGCAGGGGCCGTTAAGTCGGTAATGAACAGTGCAGGAACTGGCTGCTCGTTGCTGCCTGCACAGATGGTAAGGCCAGCTTCACGTAAGTTGGTGTGGTTCCTGGACAGCGCAGCTGCTTCGGAACTCGACATTTCTCCATGTTCCTAG
- the LOC115752939 gene encoding peptidyl-prolyl cis-trans isomerase E, which translates to MAANYPVQKNTLYVGGLAEEVNEAILHATFIPFGDIKDVKTPLDQATQKHRSFGFVTFLEREDAAAAMDNMDGAELYGRVLTVNYALPEKIKGGEQGWAAQPIWADADTWFERQQQEEEMQRIQAENRAAMEAAEELHRKKMAQDREGEKEDDAELKDDPMAVAEAEALKQNS; encoded by the exons ATGGCCGCCAACTATCCCGTCCAGAAGAACACTCTCTACGTAG GTGGATTGGCGGAAGAGGTGAACGAGGCGATCCTGCACGCCACCTTCATACCGTTCGGCGACATAAAGGACGTGAAGACGCCGCTTGACCAGGCGACGCAGAAGCATCGGTCCTTCGGCTTCGTCACCTTCCTCGAGAGGGaggacgccgccgccgccatggACAACATGGACGGCGCCGAGCTCTACGGCCGCGTCCTCACCGTGAACTACGCCCTCCCCGAGAAAATCAAGGGCGGTGAACAGGGCTGGGCCGCTCAGCCTA TTTGGGCGGACGCTGACACATGGTTTGAGCGTCAGCAACAAGAGGAGGAAATGCAGCGTATACAGGCAGAGAATAGGGCAGCTATGGAGGCTGCGGAGGAGTTGcataggaagaaaatggcaCAAGATCGTGAAGGGGAAAAGGAAGATGATGCAGAGCTGAAGGATGACCCAATGGCTGTGGCGGAAGCAGAGGCTCTGAAGCAGAATAGCTGA